One genomic window of Nicotiana sylvestris chromosome 10, ASM39365v2, whole genome shotgun sequence includes the following:
- the LOC138879698 gene encoding uncharacterized protein: MLCKNRNVSAKIETERNIQIARMMLHAVLNTRQLFSFLSVSTKPRFCFKTTELNVRAYIYSSIGKKWSSGRQRLWYEFNDPLKTKAEIMDNVPSGIPRDQWTSYVAYHFNEKTMEMSKRNAEIRKKQTVSHTGGSKPNSRRRAEMEKNELVVIQSATDESEVSPNDAVGKVLGKEHFGRVRCLELGAIPKKYNQIVNAHNQSQEKYNRIVNAHNQTQESYAQMMTAHHQMMNAFKTYMIMKEGTIPEQFAGIFVSPPLAAPSDAACGSISPMGVRGSSSDSNLNENH; this comes from the exons ATGTTATGCAAAAACAGAAATGTATCAGCAAAAATAGAAACTGAAAGAAATATTCAAATTGCCAGAATGATGTTGCATGCAGTATTGAATACAAGACAACTTTTTAGCTTTTTATCAGTTTCTACAAAA CCACGATTCTGTTTTAAGACAACTGAGTTAAATGTACGAGCATATATTTATAGTTCTATTGGAAAGAAGTGGAGTTCAGGAAGGCAAAGGTTGTGGTATGAGTTCAATGACCCACTTAAGACCAAAGCAGAGATTATGGATAATGTTCCATCAGGGATTCCACGGGATCAATGGACTTCTTATGTTGCTTACCATTTTAATGAAAAGACAATG GAAATGAGTAAAAGAAATGCTGAAATTCGGAAGAAACAAACTGTTTCACACACTGGTGGTTCCAAACCAAACTCCAGAAGAAGAGCTGAAATG GAAAAAAATGAGCTAGTTGTAATTCAAAGCGCCACAGATGAGTCTGAAGTTTCACCAAATGATGCCGTTGGTAAGGTGCTAGGAAAAGAGCATTTTGGAAGGGTAAGGTGCTTGGAGTTAGGAGCTATCCCGA AGAAGTACAATCAGATTGTAAATGCTCACAATCAAAGCCAAGAGAAGTACAATCGGATTGTAAATGCTCACAATCAAACCCAAGAGAGCTATGCTCAAATGATGACTGCACACCACCAAATGATGAATGCTTTCAAGACATATATGATTATGAAAGAAGGAACAATACCTGAACAGTTTGCTGGGATTTTCGTTTCTCCTCCTCTGGCAGCG cCAAGTGATGCAGCTTGCGGATCCATTTCACCTATGGGCGTAAGAGGATCATCTAGTGATAGTAATCTTAATGAAAATCATTGA